One genomic window of Bactrocera dorsalis isolate Fly_Bdor chromosome 4, ASM2337382v1, whole genome shotgun sequence includes the following:
- the LOC105225648 gene encoding protein ultraspiracle, translating into MVKILFAKIKCRHRKLLISVFFQTIWQYIFFFYKVLLTYKMDGGEQEQSFRLGPLSPQEVKPDISILNENNTGGYSPKSASPVSFGVIGLQSMNMTNAGSVAATVASHNPNQIQHGTQQQQQQYPPNHPLSGSKHLCSICGDRASGKHYGVYSCEGCKGFFKRTVRKDLTYACREDRNCIIDKRQRNRCQYCRYQKCLACGMKREAVQEERQRGTRSQNVRSSDDFNPSSSVRDLTIERIIEAEQKSEQLSGDNAIPFLRVGPNSMVQPDYKGAVSHLCQMNCSVKIRCFCSRQAGMNYS; encoded by the exons ATggtgaaaattttgtttgcgaaaATAAAATGTCGACACCGAAAGTTGCTCATTAGTGTATTCTTTCAGACGATTtggcaatatatattttttttttataaagttttattaacATACAAAATGGACGGTGGCGAACAGGAGCAGAGTTTCCGTTTAGGACCACTATCACCACAAGAAGTGAAACCAGACATTTCTATATTGAATGAAAACAATACTGGGGGATACTCACCAAAATCAgcaagtcctgtttcttttggtGTAATAGGTTTGCAATCAATGAATATGACAAATGCTGGCTCAGTAGCAGCGACAGTAGCGAGCCATAATCCTAACCAGATACAACATGgtacacaacaacagcaacagcaatatcCTCCAAATCACCCATTAAGTGGATCTAAACATTTGTGCTCCATTTGTGGTGATAGGGCAAGTGGAAAACATTATGGTGTTTACAGCTGTGAAGGATGTAAAGGGTTTTTTAAACGTACAGTAAGAAAGGATTTGACTTACGCTTGTCGTGAAGATAGAAACTGTATCATAGATAAAAGGCAACGTAATCGTTGTCAATATTGCCGGTATCAAAAATGTCTGGCGTGTGGAATGAAGCGCGAAGCTGTTCAAGAAGAAAGACAACGTGGCACAAGGTCACAAAACGTACGTTCGAGCGATGATTTTAATCCTAGTAGTTCTGTCCGTGATTTAACAATAGAACGTATTATTGAGGCAGAACAGAAAAGTGAACAACTTAGTGGAGATAATGCTATACCATTCCTTCGGGTTGGACCAAATTCCATGGTACAACCTGATTATAAAGGAGCTGTTTCACATCTTTGTCAAATG AATTGCAGCGTGAAGATCAGGTGCTTTTGCTCAAGGCAGGCTGGAATGAATTACTCCTAG